A genomic segment from Corylus avellana chromosome ca5, CavTom2PMs-1.0 encodes:
- the LOC132181227 gene encoding small ribosomal subunit protein eS7-like has product MYSSRKKIHKDNDVEPTEFEDTVAQYLFDLENTNQELKSDLKDLYINSATQLDVSGNRKAVVIYVPYRLRKSFRKIHPRLVRELEKKFSGKDVVVLATRRIVRPPKKGSAAQRPRSRTLTAVHDAMLEDIVHPAEIVGKRIRYRIDGSKVIKVFLDPKERNNTEYKLETFSGVYRKLTGKDVVFEYPLNEA; this is encoded by the exons ATGTACTCTTCAAGGAAGAAAATCCACAAAGACAATGATGTTGAGCCCACTGAATTTGAGGATACCGTTGCGCAG TACCTATTTGATTTGGAGAACACCAATCAGGAGCTAAAAAGTGACTTGAAAGATCTCTACATCAATTCAGCAAC TCAGCTGGATGTTTCTGGAAATCGCAAGGCAGTGGTGATATATGTTCCCTACAGATTGCGGAAGTCCTTCCGCAAGATTCATCCTCGCCTTGTCAGAGAACTGGAGAAAAAATTCAGTGGCAAG GATGTTGTTGTGCTTGCTACCCGCAGGATTGTCCGACCACCAAAGAAAGGCTCTGCTGCTCAGCGACCACGCTCCCGCACACTAACAGCGGTCCATGATGCTATGCTAGAGGATATAGTGCATCCTGCTGAGATTGTTGGCAAACGCATCAGATACCGAATTGATGGGTCCAAAGTAATTAAG GTTTTCTTGGACCCCAAGGAGCGGAACAACACCGAGTACAAGCTGGAAACCTTTTCTGGTGTCTACAGGAAGCTTACTGGGAAAGATGTAGTATTCGAATATCCACTTAACGAGGCTTGA